One region of Mycolicibacterium rhodesiae NBB3 genomic DNA includes:
- a CDS encoding Rieske 2Fe-2S domain-containing protein, with product MTTETTGTADATDPYLRLALRDVADGLKVGRLPARVVSDPALHTIEMERIFGRAWVFLGHESELTKSGDFVVRHIGADSVIVCRDSSGRIQALSNSCRHRGALVCRAEMGNTEHFQCPYHGWVYSNTGELVGVPAMREAYPGGFDKSQWGLRHIPHVDSYAGFIFGSVDPKAPSLTDYLGDTTFYLDLIAKKTAGGLEVIGAPHRWVMSANWKTAADNFVGDSYHTLFAHRSMVELGMAPGDPNFASAPAEISLQNGHGVGVLGFPPTLADFPEYEGYPDEVVDQMAASYPSPAHKDMMRRSAFIHGTVFPNLSFINVTIAPDHMSPPTPFITFRVWHPLSHDRMEILSWFLVERDAPEWLRDASQASYVNNFGPGGVFEQDDAEAWKAITESVQGPFAGAGLLNYEMGMDLTPLTDWPGPGEALPSGYAEQNQRRFWGRWLEYMGQPAAFGGRA from the coding sequence ATGACCACCGAAACAACCGGAACAGCTGACGCGACCGATCCCTACCTGCGGCTCGCGTTGCGCGACGTAGCGGACGGGCTCAAGGTCGGGCGCTTACCGGCCCGCGTCGTCAGCGATCCTGCGCTGCACACGATCGAGATGGAGCGGATCTTCGGACGAGCCTGGGTGTTCCTCGGACATGAGTCGGAGTTGACCAAGTCCGGCGACTTCGTCGTGCGGCACATCGGGGCCGATTCGGTGATCGTTTGCCGGGACAGCTCCGGCCGGATCCAGGCGCTGTCCAATTCTTGTCGACACCGTGGTGCGCTCGTGTGCCGGGCGGAGATGGGAAACACCGAGCACTTCCAGTGCCCGTACCACGGCTGGGTGTACAGCAACACCGGCGAGCTCGTTGGTGTGCCGGCGATGAGGGAGGCCTATCCCGGCGGCTTCGACAAGTCGCAGTGGGGATTACGTCACATCCCCCATGTCGACTCTTACGCCGGATTCATCTTCGGCAGCGTTGATCCGAAGGCGCCCAGTCTGACCGACTACCTCGGCGACACGACGTTCTACCTCGACCTCATTGCGAAGAAGACGGCGGGCGGTCTGGAGGTGATAGGGGCACCGCACCGATGGGTGATGTCGGCGAACTGGAAGACAGCCGCCGACAATTTTGTCGGCGACTCCTACCACACCCTCTTTGCTCACCGCTCCATGGTCGAGCTGGGAATGGCGCCCGGTGACCCGAACTTCGCGAGCGCACCAGCGGAGATCTCGCTGCAGAACGGCCACGGCGTCGGCGTACTCGGCTTTCCGCCCACGCTCGCCGATTTTCCCGAGTACGAGGGATACCCCGACGAAGTCGTCGACCAGATGGCGGCGTCCTATCCGTCGCCGGCACACAAGGACATGATGCGACGCTCGGCCTTTATTCACGGCACCGTGTTCCCGAATTTGTCGTTCATCAACGTGACCATCGCGCCGGACCATATGTCGCCCCCTACCCCCTTCATCACGTTCCGGGTGTGGCATCCGCTCTCTCATGATCGGATGGAAATCCTCTCCTGGTTCCTGGTCGAACGCGACGCTCCGGAATGGCTGCGCGATGCGTCCCAGGCGTCCTACGTCAACAACTTCGGCCCGGGCGGTGTTTTCGAACAGGACGACGCCGAGGCATGGAAGGCCATCACCGAATCTGTCCAGGGTCCGTTCGCCGGTGCAGGACTGCTGAACTACGAGATGGGCATGGACTTGACTCCGCTCACCGACTGGCCAGGGCCGGGAGAGGCTCTCCCGAGCGGGTACGCCGAGCAGAACCAGCGGCGGTTTTGGGGGAGATGGCTGGAATACATGGGCCAACCTGCCGCATTCGGTGGGCGTGCTTGA
- a CDS encoding SDR family NAD(P)-dependent oxidoreductase, producing MTAGDRRVAIVTAAAAGIGKAIAMRWCREGGCCVMADTDGEGLDAAVAELAESGAAVCGVAGDVCLREVANGVVERTMTEFGRLDALFNVVGGSLARNVEEISEEQWRSQIDMNLGSVFQMSKPVIPLLRQGGGGSIVNVASTAGILAENRCSAYSASKGGVVLLTKNMALDFARDNIRVNAIAPGGTRTPRIEGFLAEHPEHGSMMVDLCAMQRFAGPDEIAAPAVFLASPEASYITGAVLPVDGGMTAGVTFRAFEAV from the coding sequence GTGACGGCGGGGGACCGCCGGGTCGCGATCGTCACCGCCGCCGCGGCGGGGATCGGTAAGGCGATCGCCATGCGGTGGTGCCGCGAAGGTGGGTGCTGTGTCATGGCCGACACCGACGGCGAGGGTCTCGATGCCGCCGTGGCCGAATTGGCCGAGTCCGGCGCGGCAGTTTGCGGCGTCGCCGGCGACGTTTGCCTCCGCGAGGTCGCCAACGGTGTCGTCGAACGGACAATGACCGAGTTCGGGCGGCTCGACGCACTGTTCAACGTCGTCGGCGGGAGCCTGGCCCGCAATGTTGAGGAGATCAGCGAGGAGCAGTGGCGCAGCCAGATCGACATGAACCTCGGCAGTGTCTTTCAGATGTCCAAACCCGTAATCCCCTTGCTACGCCAGGGTGGCGGCGGATCGATCGTCAACGTCGCGTCGACGGCCGGGATTCTGGCCGAGAACAGGTGCTCCGCCTACAGCGCGAGCAAAGGCGGGGTCGTGCTGCTCACGAAAAACATGGCCCTCGACTTCGCTCGCGACAACATCCGCGTGAACGCGATCGCCCCTGGGGGCACCCGTACGCCGAGGATCGAAGGGTTCCTGGCCGAGCACCCCGAACACGGCTCGATGATGGTTGACCTCTGCGCGATGCAGCGTTTCGCAGGACCAGACGAGATCGCGGCACCGGCTGTGTTTCTTGCCTCGCCCGAGGCGTCCTACATCACTGGTGCCGTGCTGCCGGTCGACGGAGGCATGACCGCCGGCGTCACTTTCCGGGCGTTCGAGGCGGTATGA
- a CDS encoding 2,3-butanediol dehydrogenase, whose amino-acid sequence MEAIVLNGNNDVGLTSVPDPAPQAGEVIIEVAATGLCGTDLHEFVAGPTFSRPPVVLGHEISGRIVEVGAGIDQSRIGEGAVVIPMDFCGSCHYCHRALYHLCQRPGWIGFTRNGGLANYVAVPSRLAVRVPDVVDLEVAALTEPTAVAFHAVRRAKLLLGETVMVLGAGALGLTVIQCARAAGAARIYVTEPSGVRGSLARDLGATLVLDPNDPGTTARILEETRGVGVDAVFHVAGSVEAFTQGLDCLRKQGRFMEMSSWAGAASLDVNRHLLKEIELRMVFGYDMFDDFPAVLALIADGKLALTPQITARIPLDRAVKEGLGGLLEGREGLVKVLVKP is encoded by the coding sequence ATGGAAGCGATCGTTCTTAACGGCAACAACGACGTCGGTCTGACATCGGTGCCAGACCCGGCGCCGCAGGCCGGTGAGGTCATCATCGAGGTGGCGGCGACCGGACTATGTGGAACTGACCTCCACGAGTTTGTCGCGGGACCTACCTTCTCGCGGCCGCCAGTGGTGCTCGGCCACGAAATCTCGGGCCGGATCGTTGAGGTTGGAGCGGGCATCGACCAATCCCGCATTGGCGAGGGCGCCGTGGTGATTCCGATGGACTTCTGCGGGAGCTGCCACTATTGCCACCGGGCGCTCTATCACTTGTGCCAGCGCCCAGGGTGGATCGGCTTCACCCGAAACGGGGGCTTGGCGAACTACGTCGCAGTGCCATCTCGGCTCGCGGTCCGAGTGCCGGACGTGGTGGACCTCGAGGTGGCGGCGCTGACCGAGCCGACGGCGGTGGCGTTCCACGCGGTGCGGCGAGCGAAACTGCTCCTCGGCGAAACGGTGATGGTCCTCGGCGCCGGGGCACTCGGGCTCACCGTGATCCAGTGCGCACGCGCAGCCGGAGCTGCGCGAATCTACGTCACAGAGCCAAGCGGCGTACGCGGCAGCCTGGCGCGCGACCTCGGTGCGACGTTGGTGCTCGATCCGAATGACCCCGGGACCACCGCGCGAATTTTGGAGGAGACACGGGGCGTAGGGGTGGACGCCGTCTTCCATGTGGCAGGCAGCGTGGAGGCGTTCACACAAGGCCTGGACTGCCTTCGCAAACAAGGCCGCTTCATGGAGATGTCGTCATGGGCCGGTGCGGCCTCGCTGGATGTCAACCGCCATCTGCTCAAGGAGATAGAGCTCCGGATGGTTTTCGGTTACGACATGTTCGACGATTTCCCGGCTGTTCTCGCCCTGATCGCTGACGGAAAACTCGCGCTAACGCCGCAGATCACCGCTCGAATCCCGCTGGACCGCGCTGTCAAGGAGGGATTGGGCGGGCTATTAGAGGGCCGGGAGGGTTTGGTCAAGGTGCTGGTGAAGCCGTGA
- a CDS encoding WD40/YVTN/BNR-like repeat-containing protein: MSEGGLMVVAATSRGVFTVSGDGKARAWPELPGQVMAMAVQDERVAVAVHKHGVFLATAGADHWTDLGDGLAHRDVRALAFDPHTPNALYAGTEPAHLLRWEDGTWAECGNLLEIPEAKRWSFPIRPGIAHVRTIAVHPLEADVVYAGIEVGSLLVTRDRGQTWEEVDGLGHDIHRVVLHPEAPDRLIVTTGQDTKPYRGGKGIYRSTDRGKSWVQSNDGLGERNYTEDAIVVHPANPDVMFLAAADGIPPKWAAVRRLVMGVLNGNVYFLSPSKLRRRRGADVGFFRSNDGGASWVRLDNNGDRGLFDMVWALEGVLTEHSGFRLYYGTTAGELSVSEDEGHTWTRLADGLGAITHIGTLEKGTVQ; the protein is encoded by the coding sequence GTGAGTGAGGGAGGCTTGATGGTCGTCGCCGCGACAAGCCGCGGTGTGTTCACCGTGTCCGGCGACGGCAAGGCCCGGGCCTGGCCCGAATTGCCGGGGCAGGTCATGGCAATGGCTGTCCAGGACGAGCGCGTCGCCGTCGCCGTCCATAAGCACGGCGTGTTTCTGGCCACCGCTGGCGCAGACCACTGGACTGACCTCGGCGATGGCCTCGCCCACCGCGACGTGCGCGCGCTGGCGTTCGACCCGCACACACCCAACGCGCTCTACGCCGGAACAGAACCAGCGCACTTGCTGAGGTGGGAGGACGGGACCTGGGCCGAGTGTGGAAACCTACTCGAAATACCCGAAGCGAAAAGGTGGAGCTTCCCCATCCGCCCGGGAATCGCGCACGTCCGCACTATCGCCGTCCACCCCCTCGAAGCTGACGTCGTCTACGCCGGCATTGAAGTTGGATCCCTTCTGGTCACCCGGGACCGCGGACAGACGTGGGAGGAGGTCGACGGCCTCGGTCACGACATCCACCGCGTGGTCTTGCACCCCGAAGCTCCCGACCGGCTCATCGTCACCACAGGCCAGGACACCAAGCCTTACCGCGGCGGCAAGGGCATTTACCGCAGCACCGACCGCGGTAAGAGCTGGGTGCAATCGAACGACGGCCTTGGCGAGCGCAACTACACCGAAGACGCGATCGTGGTGCATCCCGCCAACCCCGACGTGATGTTCCTTGCCGCGGCCGATGGCATCCCACCGAAGTGGGCCGCAGTGCGCCGGCTGGTGATGGGCGTGCTCAACGGCAATGTCTATTTCCTGTCGCCGTCCAAACTACGCCGACGCCGCGGCGCTGACGTGGGGTTTTTCCGCAGCAACGACGGTGGCGCCTCCTGGGTACGGCTGGATAACAACGGCGACCGCGGCCTGTTCGACATGGTCTGGGCGCTGGAAGGGGTGCTCACTGAACACAGTGGGTTTCGGCTGTACTACGGCACCACGGCGGGTGAACTCAGCGTGTCGGAAGACGAGGGCCACACCTGGACGCGCCTCGCCGACGGCCTGGGCGCGATCACCCACATCGGGACTCTGGAGAAAGGAACAGTGCAGTGA
- a CDS encoding aromatic ring-hydroxylating oxygenase subunit alpha: MFSDPDIYREELARIFYGPYWHPIAHRAELAETNAFRTRWLADVPLLMVRDGDDRIRVFVNSCAHRGTMLEQRRCGVAERFECPYHRWLFNNDGRFAGAPRRMQFRPDFREEDYGLRELHVVESWGLIFVSMDDEPPPLDDFLGDSAGPLRDCMLDDGDLTLLGYQTVVFQSNWKTYIDNDPYHAPLLHSAFKLLNWQGGNGDILVSEPYGHMSILYDSQPYVDNGFLADPSVVTRMGDDSRARVIALRPVTGIVRHVDTINVRYARPLGIDRTEVRYTFFGHVSDSEDYARHRVRQSSNLLGPSGFISIEDAAVYNRVQATARDGGYQRFVAGVGRPLSQSSQNDEVANTGWWAHYREVMEFC, translated from the coding sequence GTGTTCAGCGACCCCGACATTTACCGGGAAGAGCTCGCCCGGATCTTCTATGGCCCCTACTGGCATCCGATCGCACACCGGGCCGAGCTGGCCGAAACCAATGCCTTCCGGACGAGATGGCTGGCCGACGTGCCACTGCTGATGGTGCGGGACGGTGATGACCGCATCCGCGTCTTCGTCAACTCCTGCGCCCACCGGGGAACGATGCTGGAACAGCGCCGCTGCGGGGTGGCGGAGCGATTCGAGTGCCCGTATCACCGGTGGCTGTTCAACAACGACGGTCGGTTCGCCGGCGCGCCCCGCCGCATGCAGTTTCGCCCCGACTTTCGCGAGGAAGACTACGGCCTGCGGGAGCTGCACGTAGTCGAGTCATGGGGATTGATCTTCGTCAGCATGGATGATGAGCCGCCGCCGCTCGACGACTTCCTTGGCGATAGTGCTGGTCCGCTGCGCGACTGCATGCTCGATGACGGGGATTTGACGTTGCTGGGCTACCAGACGGTGGTGTTTCAAAGTAACTGGAAAACCTACATTGACAACGATCCCTACCATGCCCCGCTGCTGCACAGCGCGTTCAAACTGCTCAACTGGCAAGGCGGCAACGGCGACATCTTGGTCAGCGAGCCCTATGGGCACATGTCGATTTTGTACGATTCGCAACCCTACGTGGACAACGGATTCCTGGCTGACCCGAGTGTGGTCACGCGGATGGGGGACGACAGCCGAGCCCGCGTGATTGCGTTACGGCCGGTCACCGGCATCGTGCGTCACGTCGACACGATCAACGTCCGGTACGCCCGCCCGCTCGGGATTGATCGTACCGAGGTGCGCTACACGTTCTTCGGCCACGTCAGCGACAGCGAGGACTACGCGCGCCACCGGGTCCGCCAGTCGTCCAACCTGCTGGGCCCGAGCGGCTTCATCAGCATTGAGGACGCCGCCGTCTACAACCGCGTGCAGGCGACCGCGCGTGATGGCGGCTACCAGCGGTTCGTCGCCGGCGTCGGCCGCCCGTTGTCGCAGTCGTCGCAGAACGACGAGGTCGCCAATACAGGGTGGTGGGCCCACTACCGGGAGGTGATGGAGTTTTGTTGA
- a CDS encoding aromatic-ring-hydroxylating dioxygenase subunit beta: protein MTSSIEDRRARAAYLVDELLGAYVRAVDEQDFTAWLALFAPECAYEVRAMENVREGLPLAYMMDDCRQRLVDRVKMIQDVWAGTVEPYDTRHFQQRTAMRELGEDRWEVRSNILVTYTGASGEPGILVSGHSEDVVVLEHETALFQQRFVVLDNTPPRYLVYPV, encoded by the coding sequence TTGACATCGAGTATCGAAGATCGGCGAGCACGCGCCGCCTACCTGGTGGACGAACTACTCGGGGCCTACGTTCGCGCAGTCGACGAGCAGGACTTCACCGCGTGGCTTGCCCTGTTCGCGCCGGAATGTGCCTACGAGGTGCGCGCGATGGAGAACGTCCGCGAGGGGCTGCCGCTGGCATACATGATGGACGATTGCCGGCAACGGCTGGTCGACCGCGTGAAGATGATTCAGGATGTCTGGGCGGGCACCGTTGAACCCTATGACACCCGCCACTTTCAGCAACGCACGGCGATGCGGGAACTCGGCGAAGACCGCTGGGAGGTGCGGTCCAACATCCTCGTTACCTATACCGGGGCCTCCGGCGAGCCCGGGATCTTGGTCAGCGGCCACAGCGAAGATGTCGTCGTCCTCGAGCATGAGACCGCGTTGTTCCAGCAAAGATTCGTGGTGCTCGACAACACCCCGCCGCGCTATCTGGTTTACCCCGTTTGA
- a CDS encoding SCP2 sterol-binding domain-containing protein, with protein MSAVALMSPEWAHAYRDLWNGSAEIRQGAKELTMLIEWRVQDANDQVSQLEITHGEAVYGGVQIDGRKPDFVLTATASVWHRVADGELGVANAIATRKIKFIGPIKVAMANMAVLGAGLRLVGQVDGLVWGD; from the coding sequence ATGAGTGCTGTCGCGTTGATGTCCCCCGAGTGGGCGCATGCGTACCGCGATCTGTGGAATGGCTCGGCTGAGATCCGGCAGGGCGCCAAAGAGTTGACCATGCTGATCGAATGGCGAGTTCAAGACGCCAACGACCAGGTCTCACAGTTGGAGATCACCCACGGTGAGGCTGTCTACGGCGGGGTGCAGATCGACGGGCGAAAGCCGGACTTCGTTCTGACTGCCACCGCGAGCGTCTGGCACCGGGTCGCCGACGGCGAGCTCGGCGTAGCGAACGCCATCGCGACGCGCAAGATCAAATTCATCGGCCCGATCAAAGTGGCGATGGCCAACATGGCGGTGCTCGGCGCCGGACTCCGCCTCGTGGGCCAGGTCGACGGACTGGTATGGGGAGATTGA
- a CDS encoding intradiol ring-cleavage dioxygenase, with the protein MAAASRWQCDRAVGASGAILFHGVITGEDGRPVPDALIETWHSAGDDNNAVTKTGLLRCNSRINIRPNSVITDQQGRYSVRMVPPRAPEHGSAPYIAVSVHARGLLDRLITRAYLPGCHLAKDSLLRRLPAERRQALIATRDDIGLRFDIALRPATLVTAETSDEPRPEAAK; encoded by the coding sequence ATGGCAGCTGCTTCACGGTGGCAGTGCGACCGGGCGGTCGGCGCGTCCGGGGCCATTCTGTTTCACGGGGTGATCACGGGTGAAGATGGTCGACCAGTTCCTGACGCGCTGATCGAGACCTGGCATTCCGCGGGCGACGACAACAACGCGGTGACGAAAACCGGACTGCTGCGGTGCAACAGCCGGATTAATATTCGCCCGAATAGCGTCATCACCGACCAACAGGGTCGTTACAGCGTTAGAATGGTGCCGCCTCGAGCACCCGAGCACGGATCAGCGCCGTACATTGCGGTGTCAGTACATGCCCGCGGGCTTCTCGATCGGCTGATCACCCGCGCCTACCTTCCAGGGTGCCATCTCGCCAAAGACTCCCTGCTGCGCCGCCTGCCCGCCGAGCGGCGGCAAGCCCTTATCGCCACTCGCGACGACATCGGACTTCGTTTCGACATCGCGCTGCGGCCAGCAACTTTGGTGACGGCTGAAACCTCTGATGAGCCGCGCCCGGAAGCAGCGAAATGA
- a CDS encoding MlaE family ABC transporter permease: MTLDMFVAMVKPPFQWREFLFQTWFVARVSLVPALTLSIPLVVLTSFTFNTLLSEFGAADFSGTGAALGAVNQIGPFVTVLVVAGAGASAMCADLGSRTIREEVDAMRVLGLDPIHSLVVPRVLATTTVAVLLSSVVTVTGLLGAFLFSVYFQHVTPGSFVASMTLITGLSDVLVSLVKATLFGFVAGLIACYQGLRVQKGAAGVGNAVNETVVIAFLLLFVVNAIVTAVGFQVTK, from the coding sequence ATGACGCTGGACATGTTCGTCGCGATGGTCAAGCCACCGTTCCAATGGCGCGAGTTCCTCTTCCAGACATGGTTCGTGGCGCGGGTTTCTCTGGTTCCCGCGCTGACGTTGTCGATTCCCCTTGTTGTCCTAACGTCATTCACCTTCAACACGTTGCTCAGCGAATTCGGCGCCGCCGACTTCTCAGGAACCGGCGCAGCCTTGGGCGCGGTCAACCAGATCGGCCCCTTCGTCACCGTTCTCGTCGTCGCGGGTGCGGGCGCTTCGGCGATGTGCGCCGATCTCGGGTCGCGCACCATCCGCGAGGAAGTCGATGCGATGCGGGTCCTGGGGCTTGACCCGATCCATTCCCTTGTCGTCCCCAGGGTGCTGGCGACGACGACGGTCGCGGTGCTCCTGTCATCTGTCGTGACCGTGACTGGTCTCCTGGGCGCTTTCTTGTTCTCGGTGTACTTCCAGCACGTGACTCCCGGGTCATTCGTTGCCAGTATGACGCTGATCACGGGTCTCAGCGATGTCCTCGTGTCTCTGGTCAAGGCCACGCTGTTCGGTTTCGTGGCGGGTCTGATTGCCTGCTACCAAGGCTTGCGGGTGCAAAAAGGCGCGGCCGGTGTGGGTAACGCGGTCAACGAAACCGTTGTCATTGCGTTCTTGTTGCTGTTCGTCGTGAATGCCATCGTCACTGCGGTCGGGTTCCAGGTCACGAAATGA
- a CDS encoding ABC transporter permease, whose protein sequence is MSAGVVFRQRFPGTARSLSQWRAKWRGLGDQAHFYGQSVASIVQAVGIYRAELLRQIAAIGLGAGSLAVVGGTVAVVAFLNLSTSGALASQAYNQMSQVGVEALAGFTSAFVNVRLVTPASSAFAFAATIGAGTTAQLGAMKINEEVDALAVMGIRPIAYLASTRLLAGMIVVIPLYCVALLMSFFSVRVITTAFYGQGPGVFDHYFDTFLSPQAVFFSFAVTVAEVLVIMLIHTYYGLNATGGPAGVGEAVGRATRTSLIASQMVILMVTLALYGQTGNFNYAG, encoded by the coding sequence ATGAGCGCCGGCGTTGTCTTTCGGCAGCGGTTTCCAGGCACCGCCCGCTCTTTGAGCCAGTGGAGGGCCAAGTGGAGAGGTCTCGGCGATCAGGCTCACTTCTACGGGCAGTCGGTCGCCTCGATCGTGCAGGCGGTGGGTATTTATCGGGCTGAATTGCTGCGCCAGATCGCCGCGATCGGTCTCGGAGCGGGATCCTTAGCGGTGGTTGGTGGCACCGTGGCGGTCGTTGCCTTCTTGAACTTATCGACCAGCGGCGCCCTCGCAAGTCAGGCCTACAACCAGATGTCTCAAGTCGGCGTGGAAGCGTTGGCGGGCTTCACCTCTGCCTTCGTCAACGTTCGGCTGGTAACCCCGGCCAGCTCCGCCTTCGCGTTCGCCGCGACGATCGGTGCTGGTACCACCGCGCAGCTGGGCGCAATGAAAATCAACGAGGAGGTCGACGCGCTAGCGGTGATGGGCATCCGGCCCATCGCCTATCTGGCCTCCACCCGTTTGCTCGCCGGCATGATCGTGGTCATTCCACTGTATTGCGTGGCCTTGTTGATGTCGTTCTTCTCGGTACGGGTCATCACCACCGCTTTTTACGGGCAGGGACCCGGAGTATTCGACCACTACTTCGACACCTTTCTCAGTCCGCAGGCTGTGTTCTTCTCCTTCGCCGTCACGGTCGCCGAAGTGCTGGTGATCATGTTGATCCACACGTACTACGGACTTAACGCCACCGGGGGGCCCGCGGGCGTGGGCGAGGCGGTCGGGCGCGCGACCCGGACCTCACTGATCGCGTCTCAAATGGTGATTCTGATGGTCACCCTGGCTCTCTACGGCCAGACCGGCAACTTCAACTACGCGGGGTGA
- a CDS encoding MCE family protein, with amino-acid sequence MADGMGARRISPEWWAMLLVVGIVAAVVLSLTMFNRTFAPSVPVTLTADRSGLVLEPNSRVKMRGVQVGRVSSVGGGDSTRIQLDIDPAQIQYIPANVEARIQSISLFGAKYVDLVYPPNPSPQRLSAGAVLRSLNVATEVNTVFQNAVQLIKAIDPFKLNAVLSALAEGVRGQGDRIGEAITASNQVLLQLNPRTDTLREDFRALKGVSDTYSAAAKNIIDTLAAATTTSATVTSHAQQLDALLLNVVGLSRSGVDLLGASKDNLVTAVNLLEPTTNLLMKYNPELTCLIVGAKTTLDSGYADMLGGNGKSLIMDAELLPGYDPYRYPKNLPINAAKGGEGGKPGCGSLPDVAQNFPVRQLIANTGFGTGLDWRPNPGIGFPGYANYFPVTRAVPEPPSIRYPGGPAPGPMPYPGAPPYGAPQYGPDGTPLYPGVPPPPSRGPTPP; translated from the coding sequence ATGGCAGACGGTATGGGCGCTCGTCGGATCTCCCCTGAATGGTGGGCGATGTTGCTCGTCGTGGGCATCGTCGCGGCGGTGGTGCTAAGTCTGACCATGTTCAACAGGACGTTCGCCCCAAGCGTGCCGGTGACTCTGACAGCGGACCGCTCCGGTCTGGTGCTGGAGCCCAACTCCCGCGTGAAGATGCGCGGGGTGCAGGTCGGCCGCGTCAGTTCTGTCGGCGGCGGAGACTCGACCCGCATCCAGCTGGACATTGACCCTGCCCAGATTCAATACATCCCGGCCAACGTCGAGGCGCGAATCCAATCGATATCCCTGTTCGGGGCGAAGTACGTCGACCTCGTCTACCCACCCAATCCAAGCCCACAGCGACTGTCCGCGGGAGCGGTGCTGAGATCATTGAACGTCGCCACCGAGGTCAACACCGTGTTTCAAAACGCGGTGCAGCTGATCAAGGCGATCGACCCGTTCAAGCTGAATGCCGTACTCAGCGCGCTTGCCGAGGGCGTGAGAGGACAGGGCGACAGGATCGGCGAAGCGATCACCGCGAGCAATCAGGTTCTGCTGCAGCTGAATCCGCGCACAGACACTCTGCGCGAGGACTTCCGCGCGCTCAAAGGTGTCAGCGACACCTACAGCGCCGCGGCAAAGAACATCATCGACACCCTGGCCGCCGCGACCACCACCAGCGCGACAGTCACCAGCCATGCCCAGCAACTCGATGCGCTGCTGCTCAACGTAGTGGGGCTGTCGCGCAGCGGAGTGGACCTGCTAGGGGCCAGCAAAGACAACCTGGTGACTGCGGTCAACCTGCTGGAACCCACGACGAACTTGCTTATGAAGTACAACCCCGAGCTCACCTGCTTGATCGTCGGCGCCAAGACCACTCTGGACTCCGGCTATGCCGACATGCTTGGCGGAAACGGCAAGTCTCTCATCATGGACGCTGAGCTGTTGCCGGGATATGACCCGTACCGGTATCCGAAAAACTTGCCCATCAACGCTGCTAAGGGCGGGGAAGGAGGCAAGCCCGGGTGCGGCTCGCTCCCCGACGTCGCCCAGAACTTCCCGGTGAGACAGCTGATCGCCAACACCGGCTTCGGCACCGGATTGGATTGGCGGCCCAATCCCGGCATCGGATTCCCCGGGTACGCCAACTACTTCCCGGTGACTCGGGCGGTCCCCGAACCGCCGAGTATCCGCTACCCGGGCGGCCCGGCGCCCGGTCCCATGCCCTACCCCGGTGCGCCGCCCTACGGCGCACCCCAGTACGGCCCCGACGGAACGCCCCTATATCCCGGGGTCCCGCCACCGCCGTCACGGGGACCCACACCACCGTGA